GAAAATGGGCGGTGACAGACGGGACAGATCTTCTGGGGTAGCTGCGTTTTTTTCATCGAGCACTCTTGATCTGAATTTGTACTATACATAATATGGACGTGAAAGCCGATGCGCAAGGGAATTGCATCCGCACCCCCATTCCTTGCGTAAGAGAATTAGACTTTGCCCCCGGAGGCGCCGATGCGCGTTGCAGTGATTGGAAGTGGAATTGCCGGCCTGGCTTCGGCCTGGCTTCTACGCAAACATCATCGAGTCAGCCTCTTCGAGGCCGATTCCCGTTGCGGTGGACACACCCATACCGTGGAAATCGAGCATGAGGGCATAACTGCCCCCGTCGATACCGGCTTTCTGGTCTGCAATGATTGGACCTATCCACATCTGCTGGGTCTATTTGCCGAACTGCAGGTGGAGCTGGTGGCCAGCCAGATGACGTTCAGTGTGCGCCTCTCCGATCCTGAGCTGGAATGGAGCGGCACGGATCTGAACGGCCTCTTTGCCCAGCGTCGCAATCTGCTGCGTCCGGCCTTCTACGGCATGCTGCGCGACATTCTGCGCTTCAATCGCGACGCCAAGGCGTGGCTGCGCGCGGAAGCGTCTGACATCTCCCTGGGGGAGTTTCTTGTTCGCGGACGCTATGGCGAGTGGCTGCAGGAGGCCTACCTGTTGCCCATGGCGGCGGCGATCTGGTCCTGCCCCGTGGCGCAGATGCGCGCCTACCCAGCGCGCTCCTTTTTGCGCTTCTACGAGAATCACGGGCTGCTGAATATCTTCCGTCGCCCCCAGTGGCTCACGGTAAAAGGCGGGGGGCGGGAGTATGTGCAACGGATCCTCGCGCAACTGGATGACCTGCGCAGCGGGACACCGGTGTTGCGCCTCGAACCCTTAGGTGCAGGCATTCGTGTACACAGTGCGGCCGGGGTGGAAGATTTCGACGCTGTAGTCAGTGCGGTGCACAGCGACCAGCTCCTCCCCCTCCTCGGGGAACATTGGCCCGAGCATCATGCGCCCTTGGCCGCCATCCGCTACCAACCCAACCGCGCCGTACTGCATCGCGATGCGAGCTTTCTGCCGCAGCGGCGGCAGGCCTGGTCGGCGTGGAATTTTCACCGCGAAGTTGGGAGCAGCGTCGAGCGGCCGGTGGCGGTCAGCTATCTGATCAACAAATTGCAGCCCCTGCCTTTCCGCGATCCCATCATCGTCACCCTGAATCCCGAACGGGAACCCGACCCTGCCCTCGTCTGGCGGGAGATCAATTACGCCCATCCGGTCTTCGACGGCCCTGCCGTGGCGGCCCAAGCCAGCCTGCGCGCGCTGCAAGGGGTGCAGGGTTTGTATCTGGCCGGAGCATGGCTGGGCTACGGTTTTCACGAGGACGGCATGCGCAGTGCCGTCGAGGTCGCACGCGCGCTCGGGGTACGCATCCCCTGGGAAGAGAAGGCAGCCACCCAGAGCCGCCCGGAAGCAGTGTTATGCCCCAACGCAGCATGAAGTCTGCGCTGTTGCCGGTACGGGTGATGCACCGACGACTGCAGCCCCAACGCCGTGCCTTTCGGTATCGCGGCTTCCAGCTCTGTTTTGCTCTCAGCCAGTTGCCGCAACTGCAGACGATCCTGCGCGCCACCCCCCTCGGCTTTCGTATTGGGGATCACGGAGCGCGCAATGGCTCTACTCTGGAGCCGTGGATTCGCAGCATCTTTGCCAAGTCCGAGATTTTCCCCGAGGAAATCTACCTCATCACCTATCCCCGGCTCTGGGGCTATGCCTTCAAACCCGTGAGTTTTTGGCTGGCCCTCGACGCCGACGGCGATCTGCGCGCGGTCCTCGCAGAGGTGAACAACACCTTCGGCGAGCATCACAGTTACCTGCTACGCCACCCCGACGGGGGCAAGATCCTGCCCTCGGAGTGGCTACAGAGTGAAAAGGCCTTTTATGTCTCGCCGTTTTTCACTGTCGATGGCAGCTATCGCTTTCGCTTCCGTTTCGACAGCGAGCGCGTGCAAGTCGATATTCATCATTACGACGCTGCTGGTCAGGCGCGCCTGATCACCCAACTCGCTGGTCAGCGCCGAGACCTCCATTGGACCAGCGCCTGGCTCGCCGTACTCGGCAATCCCCTGATGAGCTTCATGGTTACCGTCGGCATCCATTGGGAAGCCTTGAAGATCTGGCGCGCGGGCATTCGCCTGCAACGTAAACCCTCCCCCCTTCCGAGGAGATCAGTCTATGAGTACCCCCCGTATCGCATCCTTGCCCCTGAATACCGGCAAATACCCACGGGCAGCGTCCATGCTGCAACGCCTGCTCAGTCAGCATCTGCGCGCGGGCAGCCTGGAATTGCGTACCCCGAACGGGGAGACCTGGCACTTCGATGGCGTCGAGGATGGACCTCGTGCCCAGTGGCAGATCCATGACTGGCGGGTCATGCGCTATGTTTTGCAGGATGGCGATGTCGGCTTGGGTCGCGCCTACTTCGAAGGACTCTGGGACAGCCCTGATCCGGCGCAGCTGATCGCCCTGGCCTTGCACAATCGCCATGCCGTCGAGTCGTGGATTCAGGGGAGCTGGTGGCGACGACGTTTCTTTTGGCTCCTCGACCAATTCCGCCCCAACACCCGCCGCGGCAGCCGTCGCAATATTGCCGAGCACTACGACCTCGGCAACGATTTCTATCAGCTTTGGCTCGATCCAAGCATGAGCTACTCCAGCGCCTGCTTCGACGACAACCGGCACGAAGAACTCAGCCACGCCCAGGAACGCAAATATGCCCTGGCCTTGGAGAGCCTCGCCCTGCCGAAAGATTCGCAGATTCTCGAGATTGGTTGTGGCTGGGGTGGCTTTGCCGAATACGCGGCGCGCCAAGGCTATCGAGTGCATGGCATCACCCTGTCCCGTGAACAGCTACGTTATGCCGAGGCGCGGATCCGCAACGCTGGTCTCAGCGAACGGGTCGAGCTGGAATATTGCGACTACCGCGACGTCAAGGGTCTGTATGACGGCATCGTTTCCATCGAGATGTTCGAGGCCGTGGGTCGGGAGTGGTGGCCTACCTACTTCCGCCGCCTGAACAGCCTGCTCCGTGCCGGCGGGCGGGTGCTGCTGCAGACCATTCACATCACCGATGCCCAATACCCGCAATACTGTCGCGGCTCCGATTTCATCCGCCGTTATGTCTTCCCCGGTGGCTTCCTCCCTTCGCCGACGGCACTGCGGGAAGAGCTGCGAAAGGCTCGCCTACAGGTGCTGGGGGAGCACCAATTCGGCCAGGACTATGCCCGCACCCTGCGCGCCTGGCGGACGAAATTCGACGCCGAGACCGAGGCGCTGGCGCAACTGGGTTACGATCACACCTTTCAACGCCTTTGGCGTTTTTACCTTGCCTACTGCGAGGGCGGATTTCTGGAAGGCAGCATCGGCGTCGGTCAGTGGACCTTGGCCCATGGCTAAGCGGCTCTTCGCCATCCTCCTGCTGCTTTTCGCCCTTGCACCCCAAGCCTGGGCAGCAGCGGTAGATGTTCCCTTGCCGAGCAGTGTCTATGCGGCGGTGCCCGGACTGCACCTGCTCGGTGCCGGCAGGCTCTACTGGTTTCTGTTCCATGTCTACGACGCCGCTCTGTATGTAGATGGCAGCAGCTATGCCCCGCAGTCTGCGCCCTTCGCCCTGGCGATTCACTATCAGCGGGATTTTTCGAGCCAGGAGCTCGCCAGGACCTCATTGCGGGAAATGGATCGCCTGAGCCACCCCGATCCCTCCTTGCGCCGTCGGTTCGCCGCAGAACTCGCCCATGCCTTCCCGAGCGTCCGGCCCGGGGATGAGATTGTCGGCCTTTGCATACCCAACCAGTACACCGCCTTTTATTACAACGGCAAGCTCTATAGCAAAATCGACAATCCGCAATTCTGCCCCGCCTTCTTCGGGATTTGGCTCGACCCGCAAACCAGGGTTCCCGGTTTGCGTCGGCAACTTCTGCACCTCGGCCATGGCGACGGAGCGGCCTGAGGCGGGCATCCTGCTGCGCTATGCGCCGCTGGGCCTACCCTTGGCTTTTGCCGCCTTGCCCGTCTATCTCCTGCTGCCGCATCTCTATGCCACCCGTTTTGGGCTTTCCCTCGCCGGCATTGGTGTCTTGCTCTTGCTGGCGCGGCTTGGCGACGCCGTCATCGACCCCCTCATCGGGCGGGCCAGCGACCATTGGGCGGCACACAGCGGCAGTCGACTCGGCTTGATCTGGATGGGGCTCCCTCCGCTGATCTTGAGTTTTTATTTTCTCTTCAATCCGATTGCTAAAATCAGCGTGTGGTGGACCCTGATCCCCGCCCTTTTTGCCTTCTACCTCGCCTATAGCCTGAGCAGCCTCAACTACCAGGCCCTGGGAGCGGAGCTGTCGACGGATTATCAGGGTCGCAGCTGGTTGACGACGGCGCGGGAGGCGGGCGCGTTGCTGGGCGTGCTCCTCGCCGCCGCTCTCCCCGAGCTCTTGCAAAAGCGACTGGGGCCGGCGACGGCCTGGCCGATCTTTGCGGGGATTTTTGCAGCGCTATTGCTGCTTGCTGCCCTGCCCCTGCGTGGACGACGCTTGCGCCGCTCGGTGGCAGCTACACGGCAGGGACCCTGGTGGCGTTTCTATGAGCCACTGCAACGCCCGCACACGGCACGTCTGCTGGGGGTCTACACCCTCTCCCAAAGCGCCAATACCGTTGCCGCCACGCTGTTTTTCTTTTTTGTGGATCAGATCCTGCGCGCCCCGAGCTGGGCGCCTGCCTTTCTCTTGCTGTATTTCCTGGCGGGGGCCGCAGGTATGCCTTTCTGGCTTTGGCTCTCCCATCGCCGCGGCAAGGCCCAGGCCTGGCGCTGGGCGATGGTACTCGCCACCACCGCCTTTCTCGGCGCCGGCTTTCTTGGCCCCGATCTCCTATGGGGCTATGCCCTCGTCTGCCTAGTGAGCGGCCTGGCCCTGGGTGCCGATCAAGCCCTGCCGCCGAGCATTCTTGCCGACCATACCGACAACGACGTCGAGGCGCGCGCGGGCTCCTACTTCGGCCTCTACAACTGGGTCGGCAAGGCGGCAACGGCCCTTGGCGCCGGCCTCATCCTGCCGCTGCTGCAGCTCTTGGGCTACAGCGCCAGCGGCCAGAATCTTTGGGCATTGCTCCTCGGTTACGCTGTGGTGCCGGCGCTGCTCAAAATCTGCTCCATCTACTGGTTGCAACCCCGTCGGGTGGAGTTTTTTCCCGCTACTGTTCCCCAAGGAGTCTATCGATGAAACGTCTTGTTCTCTTCGCCCCGCTGGCTGCTGTCCTTGCCCTTTCCGGCTGTGCCACCGTGCCCCAGGACTACGCCCATACCCAGCCACATTTCTCCCTGCGCGAGTTCTTCAACGGCCCGCTGCTGGCTACTGGCATGTTCCAGAACCGCTCGGGCAAGGTGGTGAACCGCTTCACCGTGCGCATGCTCGGACATTGGCAAGGCAATCAAGGTACCCTGGACGAGTACTTCACCTACATTGCCAATGACGGCAAGATCACTCACGCCGAGCGCGTCTGGCATCTGGTGGACGATGGCAATCACCACTTCTCCGGCTATGCCGAGGGTTCCGCGGGTGACGTGAAGAAGGCTTCCGGCGATGCCTATGGTTTTGCCCTGCACTGGAGCTACAACGTCAAACAACCGGTGGGCAAGAGTTTCTATAATCTGCACGCCGACGACTGGATGTACATGATCGAGCCCAATGTCGTCATCGACCACACCGATGTCACCTGGTACGGCCTGCATGCTGGCGACATCACCCTGGAGATGCACAAACTGCCAGACACCGCCGAGAATCGCGCCGCCATGACCGCACCCCAGTGAGGCGCTCCATGCGGGCCCCCGGCGTCGTCTGGTTCAAGCGCGATCTGCGCGTTGCCGACCACCCACCCCTCGCCGAGGCTGCCACGCGCGGCCCGGTGCTCGCGTTGTATGTGATCGAGCCGGAACTCTGGCAACAACCCGATAGCTCCGGTCGGCACTGGCAGTGGCTACGCGCACGGCTGCAGTCTCTCGCCGCAGAGCTAGGGCAGTTGGGACTGCCCCTCTGCATTCTCCGCGGGGAAGTGCCGGAGATGTTGCGACAGATCCAAGAGGAAACCGGGATTGCCGCGCTTTACAGCCACGAGGAGGTGGGCAATGCCTGGACCTACGCCCGCGACCGCAGGGTTGCGGCGTGGCTGCGCAAAGAGGGGATTCCCTGGTACGAATTTCCTCAAGATGGCGTCGTCCGTCCCCTGCGCGATCGTGACCTATGGCAAACGCAACGCGATCGCTTCATGCGCGCCCCGATCCCGCCAACGCCCTCGACGATCTTCAGCGCTGGGCTGCCGAGGGGCAGCATCGACCCGGAGCAATTGCCGGAATGGCCGTCCCCGCATCTCGGTGATGGGCTGGCGTCGAAGCACCTTCCTCTCGCTACCCCGCGAAGGGCGCAGGATCTGGTCAGCGATTTCCTCGTCAACCGGCAACGTCACTATCTGCGCGGCATGTCGAGCCCGATCAGCGCGCAGCGGTATTGCTCGCGTCTGTCGCCCTACCTAGCCCTCGGAATCGTCAGTAGCCGCCAAGTGGTGCAAGCAGTCACGGCGGCACAGCGGCAGCAGCCGGGACAGCGCGGATTGCAAGGCCTGCAGGCACGGCTCGCGTGGCGCGGGCACTTCATGCAAAAACTGGAAGATGAGCCCCGCATCGAATTCGAAAACCTACAGCACGCCCTCGATGGTCTGCGCGAGGCAGAGTTCGACGCCGCGCGTTTTCATGCGTGGGCGCGGGGAGAGACGGGATTCCCGTTGGTCGATGCCTGCATGCGTTTTTTGCAGGCCACGGGCTGGATCAATTTTCGGATGCGGGCGATGCTGGTCTCTTTCAGCAGCTATGCCCTCTGGTTACACTGGCGCGAGCCGGCCCTGCACTTGGCGCGCCTCTTTCTCGATTATGAGCCGGGCATCCATTATCCGCAGGTGCAGATGCAGGCCGGCACCACCGGCATCAATGCGTTGCGCATCTACAATGTGACGAAACAGGCGCAGGAACTCGATCCGGAGGGAGAATTCATCCGCCGTTGGGTGCCGGAACTCGCGCAACTGCCGGCCCCTTGGGTACAGCAACCCTGGCTCTTGCCCGAGAGCAGCGCCAAGCGCTTAGGCGTTGTGCTCGGCGAGAATTATCCCTTCCCCATCGTCTCCCTGGCGCAAGCAACCCGCCATGCCCGCGGCCGAATCCTCGCCGCGCGACGGGAGATCACTGCGCGGCAAGAGGCACAGCAAACCCTGCAGCGCCACGGTAGCCGCAAGCGCAGTTCCCGTGCAGCCCGGGCGCCGGACGATGGACGGCAACTCGACCTGTTTTCGTGAGGCAAGATCGTGGAAATCTTCTTTACCTACCTGGTCAGCCTTCTCCTCAGCTTTGCGACCGCTGCCACCGGCGCCAGATTTCGCCCCGATGAATGGTACCAGTCCCTACGCAAGCCATCGGTGACTCCCACCCCGTGGGTCTTTCCCGTGGTTTGGACAGTGCTTTACGTTGCCATGGCGCTAGCAGCAGCGCAGATCTGGCTTGCTCCTGCCTCCCCTCTGCGCAGCCTCGCCCTCCTGCTCTACGCCCTGCAACTTCTGGCCAACGGGGCCTGGTCGTGGATCTTCTTCGGTCTGCATCGCGTGCGCACTGCCCTTCTCGACCTCAGCGCGTTGTTCCTTCTGGTTCTGCTCGATACGCTGCTGTTTTTTTCGTTGCAGACCATCGCTGGCATCCTCTTGCTTCCCTACCTGCTCTGGCTCGCCATCGCCTGGTATCTCAATGCCGGTGTTTGGTGGCTGAACCGCGCGCGCCTGGCATGAAACAACTCCGTAACATTTTTTGGGGTCTTCCTGACGCTTCGCGTATGATCACCAACACATAATGAACGATGTGGCACGTTTGGGCGATAATCACTCGGATCGCAGTTTTTCCCCGA
This sequence is a window from Acidithiobacillus sp. AMEEHan. Protein-coding genes within it:
- a CDS encoding FAD-dependent oxidoreductase, which translates into the protein MRVAVIGSGIAGLASAWLLRKHHRVSLFEADSRCGGHTHTVEIEHEGITAPVDTGFLVCNDWTYPHLLGLFAELQVELVASQMTFSVRLSDPELEWSGTDLNGLFAQRRNLLRPAFYGMLRDILRFNRDAKAWLRAEASDISLGEFLVRGRYGEWLQEAYLLPMAAAIWSCPVAQMRAYPARSFLRFYENHGLLNIFRRPQWLTVKGGGREYVQRILAQLDDLRSGTPVLRLEPLGAGIRVHSAAGVEDFDAVVSAVHSDQLLPLLGEHWPEHHAPLAAIRYQPNRAVLHRDASFLPQRRQAWSAWNFHREVGSSVERPVAVSYLINKLQPLPFRDPIIVTLNPEREPDPALVWREINYAHPVFDGPAVAAQASLRALQGVQGLYLAGAWLGYGFHEDGMRSAVEVARALGVRIPWEEKAATQSRPEAVLCPNAA
- a CDS encoding cyclopropane-fatty-acyl-phospholipid synthase family protein, with amino-acid sequence MSTPRIASLPLNTGKYPRAASMLQRLLSQHLRAGSLELRTPNGETWHFDGVEDGPRAQWQIHDWRVMRYVLQDGDVGLGRAYFEGLWDSPDPAQLIALALHNRHAVESWIQGSWWRRRFFWLLDQFRPNTRRGSRRNIAEHYDLGNDFYQLWLDPSMSYSSACFDDNRHEELSHAQERKYALALESLALPKDSQILEIGCGWGGFAEYAARQGYRVHGITLSREQLRYAEARIRNAGLSERVELEYCDYRDVKGLYDGIVSIEMFEAVGREWWPTYFRRLNSLLRAGGRVLLQTIHITDAQYPQYCRGSDFIRRYVFPGGFLPSPTALREELRKARLQVLGEHQFGQDYARTLRAWRTKFDAETEALAQLGYDHTFQRLWRFYLAYCEGGFLEGSIGVGQWTLAHG
- a CDS encoding chalcone isomerase family protein; protein product: MAKRLFAILLLLFALAPQAWAAAVDVPLPSSVYAAVPGLHLLGAGRLYWFLFHVYDAALYVDGSSYAPQSAPFALAIHYQRDFSSQELARTSLREMDRLSHPDPSLRRRFAAELAHAFPSVRPGDEIVGLCIPNQYTAFYYNGKLYSKIDNPQFCPAFFGIWLDPQTRVPGLRRQLLHLGHGDGAA
- a CDS encoding MFS transporter, with the translated sequence MATERPEAGILLRYAPLGLPLAFAALPVYLLLPHLYATRFGLSLAGIGVLLLLARLGDAVIDPLIGRASDHWAAHSGSRLGLIWMGLPPLILSFYFLFNPIAKISVWWTLIPALFAFYLAYSLSSLNYQALGAELSTDYQGRSWLTTAREAGALLGVLLAAALPELLQKRLGPATAWPIFAGIFAALLLLAALPLRGRRLRRSVAATRQGPWWRFYEPLQRPHTARLLGVYTLSQSANTVAATLFFFFVDQILRAPSWAPAFLLLYFLAGAAGMPFWLWLSHRRGKAQAWRWAMVLATTAFLGAGFLGPDLLWGYALVCLVSGLALGADQALPPSILADHTDNDVEARAGSYFGLYNWVGKAATALGAGLILPLLQLLGYSASGQNLWALLLGYAVVPALLKICSIYWLQPRRVEFFPATVPQGVYR
- a CDS encoding DUF3833 domain-containing protein, which codes for MKRLVLFAPLAAVLALSGCATVPQDYAHTQPHFSLREFFNGPLLATGMFQNRSGKVVNRFTVRMLGHWQGNQGTLDEYFTYIANDGKITHAERVWHLVDDGNHHFSGYAEGSAGDVKKASGDAYGFALHWSYNVKQPVGKSFYNLHADDWMYMIEPNVVIDHTDVTWYGLHAGDITLEMHKLPDTAENRAAMTAPQ
- a CDS encoding FAD-binding domain-containing protein, translating into MRAPGVVWFKRDLRVADHPPLAEAATRGPVLALYVIEPELWQQPDSSGRHWQWLRARLQSLAAELGQLGLPLCILRGEVPEMLRQIQEETGIAALYSHEEVGNAWTYARDRRVAAWLRKEGIPWYEFPQDGVVRPLRDRDLWQTQRDRFMRAPIPPTPSTIFSAGLPRGSIDPEQLPEWPSPHLGDGLASKHLPLATPRRAQDLVSDFLVNRQRHYLRGMSSPISAQRYCSRLSPYLALGIVSSRQVVQAVTAAQRQQPGQRGLQGLQARLAWRGHFMQKLEDEPRIEFENLQHALDGLREAEFDAARFHAWARGETGFPLVDACMRFLQATGWINFRMRAMLVSFSSYALWLHWREPALHLARLFLDYEPGIHYPQVQMQAGTTGINALRIYNVTKQAQELDPEGEFIRRWVPELAQLPAPWVQQPWLLPESSAKRLGVVLGENYPFPIVSLAQATRHARGRILAARREITARQEAQQTLQRHGSRKRSSRAARAPDDGRQLDLFS
- a CDS encoding TspO/MBR family protein; the encoded protein is MEIFFTYLVSLLLSFATAATGARFRPDEWYQSLRKPSVTPTPWVFPVVWTVLYVAMALAAAQIWLAPASPLRSLALLLYALQLLANGAWSWIFFGLHRVRTALLDLSALFLLVLLDTLLFFSLQTIAGILLLPYLLWLAIAWYLNAGVWWLNRARLA